The genomic stretch tttctCCAACACTtgacatatataaaataaaagtatagaaaagcaataataaaatattaaatccAAAGAAATacgaaatacctcaaattgcattaaatagaaaatcaagtCTAACATGGAGCTCGTAAACCAAATTGGGGAAATAAACAAATCAACAAGAGAAATATATGAACTTAAGTACTAGAATaattaaagtagaagaaaaactaaattaaaggaacattgaacctggaattggaaagaaataaacctaaagctaagagaaatcctaaaacctagagagaggagagagcctctctctctctagaaacaacatctaaaacctaaaattgtgaataatgagaAGTGTATCAATGATTCCTCCACTCTGCaacctctaatctgtgttttttgggccgaaaactaggtcaaaaacagcccaaaaatcaCCCTCAGTAATTTCTGATGCGTATAGCACGTGGctcatgcacgcgtacgcgtcgcttgtcTGCGCactatccacgcgtacgcgtgctttgCACATGCGTGTCCCTAAACGACAGGttaactatggcaaattatatatcgttgcgaagccctggatgttagctttccaacgcaactaaaactgCCTCATTCgaacctttgtagctcaagttatgattgaTTGAGTGCGAAGAGTTCAGTGCTGACaactttgcagttccttcagcttcttgtattccttccacttttgcatacTTTCTTTCcttcctctaagccattcctcccatataaaaactgaaaaaatttaacacacatatcacggcatcgaatggtaataagagatgtttaaaaatagtgaattaaaggccaaagaagcatgttttcaatcatagcacaaaatcaagaaggaaaatgtaaaacatgcggattctgtgaataagtgtgagaatagtggataaaatccactcaatttagcacaagatgtaccacgaaatagtggtgcatcactCAACATGCAAGGGATATGCATAAGAATACTAGATACTTTCATCAAGTAGCCTCGGCTATAAGGAGGAACAACAGAATTGATGCAATAGTGGTGCATCACTCAACATGCAAGGGATATGCATAAGAATACTAGATACTTTCATCAAGTAGCCTCAGCTATAAGGAGGAACAACAAAATTGATGCACTTTTAATTAATGGGAGGTTGATACAGAATCAGGCTAGGATTAAGGTTGTGATTAGAGAATTCTATAAGGATTTGTATCGGCAAGAATATGTTTTCATGATCGGCTTTCAAGAAGGGATGGTAAAGAAGATTGATGGAGAAGAGGCTACAGCAATGAAAGTAATGCTCTCTAttgaagaaattaaaatggCAGTTTGGGATTGTGAGTCAACTAAAGCTCCAGGCAATGATGGATATAACATGAACTTTATCAAAAAGTGTTGGAATGAGATTGGTAAGAAATTCGCTGCAACTATAATAATGTTCTTCCAAAGTGCCAAATTACCAACGGATGCAAAGGTAGCGTAGGTGGCATTGGCACCAAAATTTGCAAGTGCGAAGGAGATCAAAGACCTTCGACCAATTAGTATGTTTGGATGTGTGTACAAGGTAATATCAAAGGTATTGGTGAGAAAGATGAGATTGGTGATGCCTGGTTTAGTGGGAGAGACACAGAGTGCATTTGTGAAGGGACAGAAAATACACGACAAAGCACTCATTGCATGTGAAACGGTTCAATGATTGAAGATGCACAAGAAGAAGGCTGGCAATTATCAAACTAGATTTTCAAAAGGCATATGACAGGGTCAGGTGGAGTTTTGTGGATATCGTGTTACAAAAGATGGGCTTTGGTCATAGATGGAGTGCTGGTGCGCGAAACTGAACTCCGCGCAACTgaactggcaagtgcaccgggttgtccaagtaatacctcaagtgagtgaaggtcgaatcccacaaaaATTGTCGGATTGAGCAAACAATGGCTATCttataaatcttagtcaggctaTTAGAAAAGATGGTTGTTTGTTTGAAAGCATAAATAAAAAGAGTAAAGAACGAAATACCAGGCCAGTGTAAAAACAGTGATAAAGATACAGTTAAGGCTTCGGAGATGCGTATTCTttctggattaacttttcttattGTCTACTTCAATAATGAATGATTCATTCAATGGCAACCGTAAATGACTAACTCATGTAGCATCCTCATCAAGTTAGCCTTTTCTAAACCATAGCAGTCCACCATATCTGAGCAACccatgtcctctcatcaagttaaCTCATGGCTTCCCACTATGGCCGAAGGTGAAGACCTAAGCAATCCACTCCTCTtcgtgatcctactcaaaatgccacagataAGATTGGATCTTCCGAATCAGGGAATGTTGCTTCTCAGACTCTAGCCTTAATGCCACAGAGACCTCAGCAACCCACGGTCAACGGAATTTTATGTCACTTATCCAAAGTCGCCCAAGCACTCTCTTGGAATCTGCAGTGCATTCTCTAGCTGTGGTTCAATACTATCCTGGTCAGGACTCACACGGGATCCATGTAAAACAAGGATGAATATCACGGTTCATCCTCAATTCATGAGATGAAGACCGAAAATGCATAAGAGAATGGAATCAAACGTGTATTgaaatagaaacagtaatattattaatccatgagaatcagcagagctcctaaccctaacttagaaggtttagttgctcatagcTTACAGAAAGTAATAGTGAATTTGAAAGTGGTGCAAGAAGATCCTAAACAGGGGTGATCTTCTCCTATATATAATAACCAGGGACGGTTCCAAGTGTAGAGTTGTGGGAGCAAGTGCCCCTACtacaatttgaaatttttttagtagtatatgataataatatttatttgcccccattagattattaaatttgaccccacaacaattttttactcaatttttggtacttaattgttaatttaaaaatttcatattaGATATTCGTTAGAATGATCAATTCTTATATTTAAACGAAATTAGTGTTCTTTCttaaaaataaactcaaaagaatattatttatcttctttTGAAATTAGCTTTAATTTTTGCGTAGCAACTGTattaattgaaagaactttTCTAACTATAAATATCAATAAGAGTCGGCTtctaattgtgttggaaagtgaATTTCTAAATAATTGTTTAgtaatatatatagaaagagagAAATTTTGATGGTAAtgttaagaaaaaaattacttaattttttaaaaatataaaatctaaaacaatagaattttaaattatatattattatttaaattactattttagtgttttaatttgtatattagATATTTTGAAGGCTAATCGTATTttacaataacaaaatataatcataacaataatcataacaataatcatgttatatgtacataaaaaataattatttgtataaaatatatattgaaatataaaatatacattgaaataagttaaacaatacatgtatttatatacaaatatataatgattaataaataatttaatatttaattttttatgtaaacatactatttttattataaaaattattaatatgtTATATAAATTTCGCCCCCACTACCAAAATTTTCTGGATTCGTCACTGATAATAACCTAATAACTAAGAAGTACAAAAATATGATAGACTAGACTATAGATGTGAAAGTCCACTTTTGGGCCCACTTTGGTTGagtgcttgggctaagcttggCGTCCACTTTGAGgaatgggcgttgaatgcccattAGGGGGTTTATCCACGCTGCCTTGTGTCTtggtgggcgttgaacgcccaaaaggggacgattggcgttcaacgcttaCTTCCTTGTCTCTTTgggggcgttgaacgccagcaagGAGGTAGCTCCTTGGCGTTCAACGTCTAGAGTGGGCAGGTTCTTTCGAAAAAAAGTGcagaccattatatattgctggaaagctctataAGTTcgcttttcaacgccgttgagaacgcatcatttggacctctgtaactccagaaacgCTCGTTTAaatgcatggaggtcagaatctgaCAACATCTGCTACATTTTCcttgcctctgaatcagactttgccaAAGCTCT from Arachis stenosperma cultivar V10309 chromosome 9, arast.V10309.gnm1.PFL2, whole genome shotgun sequence encodes the following:
- the LOC130949319 gene encoding uncharacterized protein LOC130949319; protein product: MHKNTRYFHQVASAIRRNNKIDALLINGRLIQNQARIKVVIREFYKDLYRQEYVFMIGFQEGMVKKIDGEEATAMKVMLSIEEIKMAVWDCESTKAPGNDGYNMNFIKKCWNEIGKKFAATIIMFFQSAKLPTDAKVISKVLVRKMRLVMPGLVGETQSAFVKGQKIHDKALIACETVQ